A stretch of Acipenser ruthenus chromosome 1, fAciRut3.2 maternal haplotype, whole genome shotgun sequence DNA encodes these proteins:
- the LOC117420958 gene encoding protein NDNF, with amino-acid sequence MRGFLGLLLVFAVGVWTQKLPTRDEELFQIQIRDKSLFHDSSVIPDGAEINGYLFRDTPKRYYFVVEEDNTPLSVTVTPCDAPLEWKLSLQELPEESSGEGSGEPEALEQQKQQIIKEEGTELLSYKGNDVESYMSASSPSGLYQLELISTEKDTHFKVYATTTPESDQPYPELPYDPRVDVTSLGRTTVTLAWKPSPTSSLMKQPIEYCVVINKEHNFKSLCAVEAKINADDAFMMAPKPGLDFSPFDFSHFGFPSENDSGKERPLMSKSTATKSRPYAGKQKVDLQKVCIGNKNIFTVSDLKPDMQYYFDIFAVNTFTNMSTAYVGTFAKTKEEAKQKTIELKDGKVTDVFIKRKGSKFLRFAPVSSHQKVMFYVHSCLDAIQIQVRRDGKLLLSQNLEGVRQFQLRGKPKAKYLIRLRGSRKGASMLKILATTRPNKQPFPSLPEDTRIKAFDKLRTCTSATVAWLGTQERNKFCIYKKEVDENYNEEQRKREQNQCMGPDTRKKSDKVLCKYFHSQNLQKAVTTETIKGLEPGRSYLLDVYVVGHGGHSVKYQSKLVKTRKFC; translated from the exons ATGAGGGGTTTTCTTGGGTTGCTGCTGGTGTTTGCAGTCGGTGTATGGACACAGAAATTGCCCACCAGAGATGAGGAactttttcaaatacaaattcgggACAAGTCTCTTTTCCATGATTCCTCTGTGATCCCAGATGGAGCTGAGATCAATGGATACCTCTTCAGGGATACGCCCAAAAg GTATTACTTTGTTGTGGAAGAAGACAATACTCCTTTGTCGGTAACAGTGACACCGTGTGATGCTCCTCTGGAGTGGAAGCTAAGCCTCCAAGAACTTCCGGAAGAGTCTAGCGGAGAAGGCTCAG GAGAACCAGAAGCACTAGAGCAACAAAAGCAACAGATTATCAAAGAAGAAGGCACAGAGTTGTTGTCATACAAAGGGAATGATGTTGAATCATACATGTCAGCCAGTTCCCCATCTGGTTTATATCAATTAGAACTTATTTCAACCGAGAAAGATACACATTTCAAGGTGTATGCCACCACAACGCCAGAGTCGGATCAACCTTATCCTGAGCTGCCTTATGACCCCCGAGTTGATGTGACTTCACTTGGACGCACCACTGTTACCTTGGCATGGAAGCCTAGCCCCACAAGTTCTCTTATGAAACAACCCATTGAGTATTGTGTGGTTATCAACAAGGAGCACAACTTTAAGAGCCTTTGTGCTGTGGAGGCAAAAATTAATGCAGATGATGCATTTATGATGGCACCTAAACCTGGACTGGACTTCAGCCCTTTTGATTTCTCTCACTTTGGATTCCCATCAGAGAATGACTCTGGCAAGGAACGTCCATTAATGAGTAAATCTACTGCCACAAAGTCTCGTCCATATGCTGGCAAGCAAAAAGTAGATCTTCAGAAAGTTTgtattggaaataagaacatctTCACGGTGTCTGACTTGAAGCCAGATATGCAGTACTATTTTGACATTTTTGCAGTTAACACTTTTACAAACATGAGCACTGCATACGTCGGCACATTTGCCAAGACTAAAGAAGAGGCAAAGCAGAAGACCATAGAACTGAAAGATGGGAAGGTCACCGATGTGTTCATCAAGAGAAAGGGGAGCAAGTTCTTAAGATTTGCACCAGTTTCCTCACACCAGAAAGTTATGTTTTATGTTCACTCTTGTTTGGATGCCATCCAGATCCAAGTTAGAAGAGATGGGAAACTTCTACTCTCTCAGAACTTGGAGGGTGTGCGCCAGTTCCAGCTGAGAGGCAAACCCAAGGCAAAGTACCTTATCCGTCTGCGAGGAAGCAGAAAGGGTGCATCGATGCTGAAGATCCTTGCCACCACCAGGCCAAACAAACAGCCTTTTCCTTCTCTCCCAGAGGACACCAGGATCAAAGCGTttgataagctgcgtacctgtaCGTCTGCAACTGTGGCGTGGCTAGGCACGCAGGAGAGGAACAAGttctgcatttacaaaaaagaaGTGGATGAAAATTACAACGAGGAGCAGAGAAAAAGGGAGCAGAATCAGTGCATGGGGCCGGACACCAGGAAGAAGTCAGATAAAGTCCTCTGCAAATACTTTCATAGCCAGAACCTACAGAAGGCTGTCACCACAGAAACAATTAAAGGGCTAGAGCCTGGCAGATCTTACCTCCTGGACGTTTATGTTGTCGGGCATGGAGGGCATTCAGTCAAGTAtcaaagcaaacttgttaaaacaAGGAAGTTTTGTTAA